A genomic region of Clostridia bacterium contains the following coding sequences:
- a CDS encoding NTP transferase domain-containing protein produces MPFDAIVLAGSSGSGDLHPNRALIPIGEKLMVQYVVHALKEAPSVNRIVVVGPVKELEAIFAGCPGVLLAEQGDTQVTTLLNGVKVLRPKDEDKIIVATSDIPLLSSEAVEDFLRQCAEKEGDVFYPIVPKEVNEKRYPGIKRTYVHLRDGVFTGGNLFLIRAGVIEPCAAKAEELVRLRKSPLALSCQIGPLFIIKYLLHRLSLRETEVKFSKLLGIKGYGIISQYPEVGIDVDKPSDLELVRRILAG; encoded by the coding sequence TTGCCTTTTGATGCGATTGTACTTGCAGGCAGTTCCGGTTCCGGGGATCTGCACCCTAATCGCGCGTTAATTCCCATTGGGGAAAAGTTGATGGTCCAGTACGTAGTCCACGCCTTGAAAGAAGCCCCGTCGGTGAACAGGATCGTGGTAGTGGGGCCGGTGAAGGAATTGGAAGCTATCTTTGCCGGCTGCCCGGGGGTTTTGCTGGCGGAGCAGGGAGATACCCAGGTCACCACCTTGTTGAACGGCGTCAAAGTACTCCGTCCCAAGGATGAGGATAAAATCATTGTTGCCACCAGTGACATCCCCTTGTTAAGCAGCGAAGCGGTGGAAGATTTCTTGCGGCAGTGCGCGGAGAAGGAAGGGGACGTGTTTTATCCCATTGTCCCCAAGGAAGTCAATGAAAAAAGGTACCCCGGGATCAAGAGAACTTATGTTCACTTGCGGGACGGGGTCTTTACCGGCGGCAACCTGTTCTTGATCAGGGCCGGGGTCATTGAACCCTGTGCCGCCAAGGCCGAAGAACTGGTGCGCCTGCGAAAAAGCCCGCTGGCTTTGAGCTGCCAAATCGGACCGTTGTTCATTATAAAGTACTTATTGCATCGCTTATCCTTGCGGGAAACGGAGGTTAAGTTTTCCAAGCTTTTAGGGATTAAGGGCTACGGCATTATTTCCCAGTACCCGGAAGTGGGTATTGATGTAGATAAACCCAGCGACTTAGAGCTGGTAAGGCGCATTTTGGCAGGTTAG